CCTCTGTTCTTAAAACAATAAGTTAGTGCAacttaaagactttttttttgaagaatcCCCAAAATTTTAAGATTTTGTATGAATGATGGCACTCAAATTTGGATTTTGATTGGTTATGACTATCATTTATGCACAGATCTTGGACacgcaaacaaataaaagacaaaaaaaaattctcaatcCTATGACCTGTGCCGTCTCGCAAACAAACATCCGTGCCAACactctttttatctctttaaataaaggaaaagcatacaaaaatcaaacaaagaaacaaatgtacATAAATTAGCCAATAAGCCGAAACATCAACGCAAGGCCCACAGTTCTagcaagaggaaaaagaaaacaaaaacgaaaacaaaacaaaaacgaatacaaaaaaaagcatcatttgTTAGCTTGGTTCCTCAATTCTGTTCAAATTTGTGCATGGGACGTGTTGAGAGGGAGGCCACGCCCCTTTAGCTATAAGAGGAGGTTCCTGGGTATACATAGTCCCTCCCTCATCCCGtcccacttctttttttttgcctcccaGTCACACCGGTTTTTCCCGCCGACTGTCCTTGGCCTTGACGGACACTGTTGTGCTTGCGCTGCCGCTGGGCTGGCCCGTCCGATTGGCTGTCCGCTGCGCGGAGGGCGGGGCGTTATTGCTGTGCTGGTGAAGGAAGGATGACGAGCCGGGATACGACTGGCCCATGACCTCGCTGTACGTGGGCGGAGGCCCCTCCATTCGTGAGTTCGAGGCGCTCTTGCCAGAGTTGCTGCTCGGTGGGCGTGGCCCGCCGCCATGCACGTATACGTCTATGAGATCGCTGTCGAAGATGGTCCGGTTTGGCGGGGCGCGTACGGAGGCTCGGCTGAGCTCCAGCTGTTGCTCCGGATCTCGGAGCTGCAGGGTACAGGGGCCCTTGTAGGGGGGCAGCTCCTCTCCGTCGGACAGGCAGATAGTGGGGGGCAGGTCGATATCCTGCTGCAGGTAAGGATAAGTGGGCTGGAAGCGGCAAAATCGGTCCCTTTGCATAAAGGAGGGCGCGTTAAAACGCTCCTGTGTCCTTGGCCCATACATCACCTGACACCAAAGGAGAGACAGGAGTGACATTTTGAGAGACAAGAACGACACTTTGGGACTGACACTGACGCTATCCAATACAGTAAATACAACGTTAGACCCAAGTCTCTTTACACAAGGATCATGTGACTCTAAGCCACTGACCTCAGTGGCTCCCTGCTGTGTCACCAAACTGTCTGCTGGCCATGCACAACCATcctgagagcgagagaaagaaagaaagaaagaaagaaagaaagcaaatgagacagaaaaagagagaagaagagtaagagacagagagagattgattcaAGGTCAACTCAGGTTAATCAGAAAGGATTCGTCAGAAGCAAGAGCAATTTCAGTGTCAGAGGTGTTTGCcgtctgtgtgatgtgaacaGGTTAGATGagacaacaacagaacaaactcATAATATGCTCCAGCTATATGAGCAACAGACCTCCTTGAGCTGAGATGAAAATTTTGAGTCTACGATACAAAAAGAAGATATTTCCGCTCTCTGGCTGGTCAGATAGCGAGTCGCTCGCTctacacaaaacagaacagctgttTGTCTAATTCACAACATGGTAATGTTGcgaaatgaaagaaaaggtcTGGAAGGAGAGGATATGATTCACAGACTTTAATGCAGAGAAGTGCTGAGTGCATTAACCATGTCTGGAGGATGCTGCTGGGGTagtatggagagagagggagggggcgagggggagggagggagagagagagagagagagagagagagagagtgtgagtgagtaagcgagagagagtgagtcccTGCTCCTTTTTCCTTAGTGCATCACCAGCAGAGTACCCCTacctcatgaatattaatgaggaTACCCGTCTGTAcattactctgtctgtctctctctcatgctacATCTCTAAGGGGGCGGAGACTGATGGGCTGCAGTCTAGACGTGCAGAGCTCTAATGGGCTCCACACAATGTGGGCTGCTGCTAGCCAGGGAGGAacaatgtcctctctctctttcacacacacacacacacacacacacacactgacaacagcaGGAAAGCACAAAGTACCAGAAACACGCACAAAatgtcaaacatcaaaaacGCATAAATACAAATGCATTTTCTTACTGAAAATGTCTATCGattcattcagtcttttttttttttttttaaattgcgctcacacacacacacacacactcttaccgGCTGCATGGCCTCCTCTCGTCTGCAGGCTTGGCTCTGACGGGTGAAGAAAGCCCAGGCAGAGAGCCTGTAGTGGTTGAGTAAGCAGATGATCACAACTACCATCACAGTCATCACCACAATTATGACTATTATCTGAACAAACTCCAGTTcagctgtaaaacaaaacagagagagagagagagagagagagagagagagagagagagagagagagagagagagagagagagagagagagagagagagagagagagaagtgtgagtCATTCGGAAGCATGTGGCTAAGAACGCATTTTACAGCCAGTTGTTTCACTCATTTACGCTGCACAATTAAGTAGTTATAATCAAAGACCCAGCAGGAGGGTCTACATGCAATTACAGCATTCTCACCACCAAGGGGCAGTGTAGGGAGCAATACTGAGTAACCACCACAAATCATAGTGGTTTGGTCAAAATCAGACTCTGTTGCAAAAAGTGATGTAACTGACTAATCCACAAGAATGTCTTAACATGCTGTTCCAAGTTGTCTGCTGTCCCCAACATTATTAGAGGAATTTTGCAATTGAACTGTTGACATAGTCAtgtgaggacagagtgacaaCACAAGGGTGTGTGTTACACTCGACAACTAGGAAGTTTGCAACTTGGCATGCGTTTCATAACATCCGTTGTTCTACAGCGTCCTTTCAACTTTTCAATGAATAAAGCCCTCTGTGTTGCCCCCGTCCCCCctcaaaaacataaaagaaaaaaaccatttGAAGAAATTTTCAACAAGACCTCCGAACtatttccctctcctcctcccactCCTCCTTTCTGTCATGCaattctcttctgttttctctccctctctctctctggacaacATCTCTGAGATAATAGCTTGAGACAGTGCCTACAGGAGTTCACGTAAGGgacatttttgcctgtttttctgtttccatcTCACCTCTGTACcgattattgaaaaaaaaaaaaaagttgttttttttttcatcccgcCGCATTGGGAAACAGTTGCCAGGGGAGAGCAGGCATCATCCTGTGCGTCCTCCCGCCACTGCTCCCCCCCCTACTtccccaactgccccccccccaccctgacCCTGGGCCTCCCGCCATGCAGATGGGCACGCTCAATGTGGGTTTGTTCCGACCGCCAAAGTCGCTTGGCACACGAGCCGCGCAGGAACGGGTCGATGGCATGCGCCACGGATTTTCAACGTGGCACCGATCGTGCgcgtacacacgtacacgcacgcacgcacacacacacacacacacacacacaaacacacaggggtctTGTTAGGCCTCCTGCCAACTGGCAAAGAGAAGTTCTTTTGTGTGACCACAGAGGGCAAGGAGAGGACAGCATGTCTGTGATGTTCTGCTGCAGCAAAGAGGACAACAAGGTCAAGACGGATTCAAGACGCttgtgaagacagacagacagacacacccagaGAGCTCAAACGGACAGCGGTCATTAGGCCCCACTGTTCCAGAACAGGACGAATGCCTTTCAACTTACGGACGCAAGGGCCGAATGAGACATGGGAATAttcagacagtgacacagaagAATGGATTTTCATGTCTGGACACAAAACGCTGATACAGAACTGTGGTGTCCTCACAGAATGTACGAGGCTTTTATTCTAAATTACGTCCAACTGTTAAACACAGCGCttttcctgttttaaaacagattttgtcGGCCCAAATATTAGATTTACAAACATAGGCAAATATGCATTACAGTATAATAACATATAtctcataaaatatatatatatatatatggctatACAAATATATATCTCCCCCAAAAAGTATCTATCTCTAATTCAAATTTTGCAGGAAGAAAAATAGCAGCAGGCTGCCtaataaatgaatttttttgtACTCTGAGTATAACAGTCATACATCCAGTGTAGGCTATGTAATGGGGGACACAGTATCAgataaaaatgttaattgaaACAGGGGCTCTAATGGGAGCATGACCGTGCCCTCTTTACAGTGAGCAGAGCCTGGTCGCCAGCGCTGCGTTGTGGCACTGCTAAATAAACAGCGTTGGCGTTGCGGTTTGGCGCTGGCCTGTTGCCAGGGCTCCACTGGCGAGAACGCTTGTGAGACAAGGCCCCATCTGTTGTTGGGTTGGGAGGAGAAGCCCAGAGACCAGACGCATCCCAGGAGTTAACCCAACACAGCAGATAAAACCACCCCAATCTGCGGCCCTTAACCGGATTACGGCCTGGAATAGATCCAAGCGCCAGGCAGTCactagggagggagggagagagggaacaacggatggatggagagagagagagagagacaaaaaagagagagagaaaaaaaaaaaagagagagagagagagagagaaaagagagagagagagagagagagagagagagagagagagagagaagagagcgtcgggggggggggggacgactCTAAATGACACGCCTCAACTTTGCTGTGACTGACGTTCTAATCTCAGTCCTCGCTTCGCTCTCCTCTGTCGGGTCGGTCCAGTCCCGCGCTCAGAGCACGCTGTAACCGTGCTTCTGGTGCCAAAGAGTGTTCGCTAGGCTAAGAACTAGGCCGCTAATCCCAAAAAGGAGCTCCACCCCTTCCACGTTCAGAACGGCATGTACCCAGGGTGCTTTAGGCCAAACATAGACGAGAAcagcggagaaaaaaaaaaaagaccactgaaggaggagagaaaactcAAAGGCAGCTGATTTCCAGTTCTTAGAGACTTCATAATACCTAGAGAACCTTGATTCAAGCCTGTTAGCAATGTAGCATTAATCTCAGGCCCCTGTCACAGTAATTCAGTGATGccaggggggaaagagagagacacagagagagagagagagagagagagagagagagagagacagacgggggggggggggtagtattTGAGAGAAGCCGGTAATGTGTTATGACTAGTCTGTAAACCCCCTGAGGGAGcagacacaacaaacaaagcTCTCTGCCTGTTTATGATGAAGAAAAAACGCAAACAATCTGCAGCTACGTG
This sequence is a window from Chanos chanos chromosome 12, fChaCha1.1, whole genome shotgun sequence. Protein-coding genes within it:
- the ldlrad4a gene encoding low-density lipoprotein receptor class A domain-containing protein 4, yielding MQAADHPATNTFTECKFRCTNGVCLPLDSLICNRQNNCGDNSDEENCPASTLHPPSTSLESELEFVQIIVIIVVMTVMVVVIICLLNHYRLSAWAFFTRQSQACRREEAMQPDGCAWPADSLVTQQGATEVMYGPRTQERFNAPSFMQRDRFCRFQPTYPYLQQDIDLPPTICLSDGEELPPYKGPCTLQLRDPEQQLELSRASVRAPPNRTIFDSDLIDVYVHGGGPRPPSSNSGKSASNSRMEGPPPTYSEVMGQSYPGSSSFLHQHSNNAPPSAQRTANRTGQPSGSASTTVSVKAKDSRREKPV